A portion of the Nomia melanderi isolate GNS246 chromosome 2, iyNomMela1, whole genome shotgun sequence genome contains these proteins:
- the BRWD3 gene encoding bromodomain and WD repeat-containing protein isoform X3 codes for MITSVNFCPISCNGVYYLVSTSTDGSVAFWSHTRKGNERAIFQPKPIQYHEKMRPGQAQMICASFSPGGAFMAAGSADHHVRVYAMLGDEGPRRVLEVESHSDTVDSIQWAHSGLKFISGSKDGTANVWHFEQQQWMYKRLLMTTKLPGEVETEDDTNKKAKVTMVSWDVSDEWVITAVNDSSLKVWNAKSGQLVKVLRGHKDEVFVLESHPIDPRVILSAGHDGQLIIWDVLNTEPIACFQNFIEGQGNGAVFDAKWSPDGTMLAATDSHGHLLIYGFGSGVQKLKIIPKELFFHTDYRPLIRDANNYVLDEQTQTAPHLMPPPFLVDVDGNPYPPELQRLVPGRENCRGEQLVPNIAVGAGGMQEVIEGLPAQEPRSNIDQLIEALAQRQNINPEREGGGDDRDENVLEQPIRQMASPRGSRSGLRRVGDVEGVRQSSGNWQRDNTTPWNKPILARPMNPAIRETQYRAINAMADMELENWRREMRRRPQPVSNTTNTEGNIGSRLANRKRNRTARHGYRTRATRGDEQEEEEFENPDNGGTTGSSASSNSNDSTAHEEDLCSDSSSSESSTEYSDWIADHGLNLEPPKRSKRKPVKKRSLTPPSDTDRRRSRRPKKKAVPVPNGIDEIPEVFRPSEWLTEIIPRKAPYYPQMGDEIVYFRQGHQFYLDAVRNKKVYELGPRCEPWNKVNIRAQEFVKVVGIKYEIRPPRLCCLKLALMDEDGRLTGENFTIKYHDMADVLDFLVLRQTFDTALARSWSEGDRFRCMIDDGWWMGQIQSMEPLDEDFPESFFMCFRVRWDNGEYERMSPWDLEPIDENRLPAELGGAVPVLPEEIQTILYQPHAEEWPMGDREATCRRIIRGLDQVMSLAIAEPFVAPVDLNTYPSYAFVVEYPIDLSTIKARFENHFYRRITSAQFDVRYLATNAEQFNEPHSQIVKQARIVTDLCLRIIKETTEVDVPAIYHQLLDTYHSSDSEVDMEDDKDKPSTSTQRATSSRSLRSQEVSNDWQLACRQLLEMLWQCEDSIPFREPVDRLEHPDYHQIIDTPMDLRTVKEDLLGGNYETPLEFAKDMKLIFTNSRNYNTNKRSRIYSMTIRLSAMFEEHMRKIISSWKSARRRNNNRSNVKGKGKKGKVRLPNGTGPPKSKTACTDDDDDDDDDANSDDDDTEELGKKNDSNVFEPGPSRMTNGHSKRSGNSSRMLKLRISRSTVAKKTKESESEASESDASIDSESSGSVPVRRTRARKTVASASTDSDSGDIYTPSGREKQTRKNRTKNNKTSKPGKSKSKSFAPVDDDDDEDEEDERFVAPESSEEESEEEVINKSSTRSRKLASASEHEDNVTKNGKDNESQSEEDEDDEEEEEEQSQHNQDSDTEDSDKVFAPSRSQRRVRATRETRIHETTQNSRRTTKRPRYNDESDESNTMPVRNRRKIKRQFYAEQSDESLPEPENAPGISISSRGRVRKMTAKVREFFKSN; via the exons ATGATTACATCTGTCAATTTTTGTCCTATATCTTGCAACGGTGTGTACTATTTAGTTTCCACAAGCACAGATGGATCAGTTGCATTTTGGTCTCATACAAGAAAGGGAAATGAGAGAGCAATATTTCA GCCAAAACCAATTCAATACCATGAAAAAATGCGGCCTGGTCAAGCACAAATGATTTGTGCATCGTTTAGTCCTGGTGGAGCATTTATGGCAGCTGGTTCAGCAGATCATCATGTTAGAGTATATGCAATGTTAGGAGATGAAGGTCCACGTAGAGTTTTAGAAGTTGAATCTCATTCTGATACTGTTGATAGTATACAATGGGCACATAGTGGTTTAAAGTTTATTTCTGGTTCTAAAGATGGTACTGCAAATGTGTGGCACTTTGAACAGCAACAGTGGATGTATAAACGATTATTGATGACCACGAAACTCCCAGG cgAAGTGGAGACAGAAGATGATACTAACAAGAAAGCTAAAGTGACCATGGTTAGTTGGGATGTGAGTGACGAATGGGTTATCACCGCTGTGAATGATAGTTCACTGAAAGTATGGAACGCGAAGTCAGGCCAACTGGTAAAAGTTCTTCGTGGACATAAAGATGAAGTTTTTGTGTTAGAATCTCATCCAATAGATCCTCGTGTTATATTAAGTGCTGGACATGATGGACAACTTATAATTTGGGATGTATTAAATACAGAACCAATAGCCTGCTTCCAAAATTTTATTGAAGGACAAGGCAATGGTGCTGTATTTGATGCAAAATGGTCACCAGATGGGACAATGTTGGCAGCAACGGATTCTCATGGGCATCTTTTGATATATGGATTTGGATCTGGTGTTCAAAAACTTAAAATA ataccaaaagaattatttttccaCACGGATTATAGACCACTAATACGAGAtgcaaataattatgttttggATGAACAAACTCAGACAGCACCTCATTTAATGCCTCCACCATTCTTGGTGGATGTAGATGGAAATCCTTATCCACCAGAATTGCAAAGATTAGTTCCTGGAAGAGAAAATTGTAGAGGGGAACAGTTAGTTCCAAATATTGCAGTAGGTGCTGGag gAATGCAGGAAGTTATAGAAGGCCTACCAGCTCAAGAACCGCGGTCTAATATTGATCAATTAATTGAAGCTCTTGCACAAAGGCAAAATATTAATCCCGAAAGAGAAGGTGGTGGTGACGATAGAGATGAAAATGTATTGGAGCAACCAATTCGTCAAATGGCTAGTCCTCGAGGGAGTAGATCAGGGTTGAGAAGAGTTGGTGATGTTGAAGGTGTACGACAAAGTAGCGGTAATTGGCAAAGAGATAATACTACACCTTGGAATAAACCTATTCTTGCTCGACCCATGAATCCAGCTATTAGGGAAACACAATACAGAGCTAt aaATGCAATGGCAGACATGGAACTTGAGAATTGGAGACGTGAGATGCGAAGAAGGCCACAGCCAGTGTCTAATACTACCAATACCGAAGGTAATATAGGTAGTCGATTAGCAAATAGGAAACGCAATAGAACTGCTAGACACGGATATAGGACTAGAGCTACACGTGGTGACGAACAAGAGGAAGAGGAATTTGAG AATCCTGACAATGGAGGAACTACAGGAAGTTCAGccagtagtaatagtaatgacTCCACAGCACATGAAGAAGACTTGTGTTCTGATAGTTCTAGCTCTGAATCTAGTACTGAATATTCAGATTGGATTGCTGACCATGGTTTAAATTTAGAGCCACCAAAAAGAAGTAAACGTAAGCCTGTAAAAAAGCGATCTCTTACACCACCAAGCGACACAGATAGAAGACGCAGTAGACGTCCTAAGAAaaag GCTGTCCCGGTGCCAAATGGAATTGATGAAATCCCAGAAGTCTTTAGACCTTCTGAATGGCTCACTGAAATAATACCAAGGAAAGCTCCTTATTATCCACAAATGGGTGACGAAATAGTATATTTCCGACAAGGGCATCAATTTTATTTAGACGCTGTTAGAAATAAGAAAGTgtatgaactcggaccacgatgtgaacCATGGAATAAAGTGAATATAAGG gcACAGGAATTTGTAAAAGTAGTGGGTATCAAATACGAAATTCGTCCACCTCGATTATGTTGTTTAAAATTAGCATTGATGGATGAAGACGGTCGATTAACAGGagaaaattttactattaagtATCATGATATGGCTGATGTATTGGACTTCTTAGTTCTACGTCAAACATTTGATACTGCTTTGGCACGTAGCTGGTCTGAAGGAGACCGATTTCGTTGCATGATCGACGATGGCTGGTGGATGGGACAAATACAGTCGATGGAACCTTTAGATGAAGATTTTCCGGAATCATTTTTCATGTGTTTTCGCGTGAGATGGGACAATGGTGAATATGAAAGAATGAGTCCCTGGGATCTTGAACCAATCGATGAAAACA GACTTCCTGCAGAACTTGGGGGTGCCGTTCCTGTGCTTCCGGAAGAGATACAGACAATACTGTACCAGCCTCATGCAGAAGAATGGCCTATGGGAGATAGAGAAGCAACGTGCCGCAGAATTATACGTGGATTAGATCAAGTGATGAGCCTTGCAATCGCAGAACCTTTTGTTGCACCTGTTGATCTCAATACTTACCCTTCATATGCGTTTGTTGTGGAATATCCTATTGATTTGTCAACCATAAAGGCCcgttttgaaaatcatttctatCGAAGAATCACATCCGCACAATTTGATGTTAGGTACTTAGCAACAAATGCAGAACAATTCAATGAGCCGCATAGTCAAATAGTGAAGCAAGCAAGAATAGTTACCGACCTATGTCTACGTATCATAAA AGAAACTACAGAAGTGGATGTGCCAGCTATTTATCATCAATTACTTGATACATATCATTCTTCTGATTCGGAAGTTGACATGGAAGATGACAAAGATAAACCATCGACAAGCACTCAAAGAGCAACTTCAAGTAGAAGTTTACGGTCACAAGAAGTGTCAAATGATTGGCAGCTAGCTTGTAGACAGTTGTTAGAAATGTTATGGCAATGTGAAGATTCTATTCCTTTCAG ggAACCGGTTGATAGATTAGAACATCCAGATTATCATCAGATTATAGATACGCCGATGGATTTACGTACAGTAAAGGAAGATTTATTAGGGGGTAATTACGAAACGCCCTTGGAATTTGCCAaagatatgaaattaatatttacaaatagcAGAAATTATAACACTAATAAGCGTTCGAGA atatattCAATGACAATAAGATTATCGGCCATGTTCGAGGAACATATGCGGAAAATTATTTCAAGTTGGAAATCTGCCAGAAGACGTAATAATAATAGATCAAATgtaaaaggaaaaggaaagaaggGTAAAGTTCGGTTACCAAATGGGACGG GACCCCCAAAATCAAAAACCGCTTGTacagatgatgatgatgatgacgacgatgatgCAAACAGTGATGATGACGATACAGAGGAATtgggaaagaaaaatgattctaATGTGTTTGAGCcag GACCATCGCGTATGACAAATGGCCATAGCAAACGATCTGGTAATTCATCTCGAATGTTGAAATTACGTATTTCTAGATCTACTGTGGCTAAAAAGACAAAAGAAAGTGAAAGTGAAGCCAGTGAATCAGATGCTTCCATAGATAGTGAAAGTAGTGGTAGTGTGCCAGTAAGAAGGACACGAGCAAGAAAGACAGTAGCTAGTGCAAGTACAGATAGTGATTCTGGAGATATATATACACCTAGTGGTCGTGAAAAGCAAACTCGAAAAAATCGCaccaaaaataacaaaaccagTAAGCCAGGAAAGTCCAAGTCGAAATCATTTGCTCctgttgatgatgatgatgatgaagatgagGAGGATGAACGATTCGTTGCGCCTGAGTCATCAGAGGAAGAAAGTGAAGAAGAAGTTATTAACAAAAGTAGCACGAGATCACGAAAACTTGCATCTGCGTCTGAACACGAGGACAATGTCACGAAGAATGGGAAAGACAATGAAAGTCAAAGcgaagaagatgaagatgatgaggaagaagaggaagaacaaTCTCAACATAATCAAGATTCGGACACTGAAGATTCAGATAAAGTTTTTGCACCATCTAGATCACAAAGAAGAGTTCGTGCAACAAGAGAAACGCGTATTCATGAAACTACTCAAAACTCTAGAAGAACTACAAAACGTCCTCGTTACAATGATGAAAGTGACGAAAGCAATACAATGCCTGTTCGAAATCGACGTAAAATTAAGCGTCAATTCTACGCGGAACAGAGTGATGAGAGTTTGCCAGAACCTGAAAATGCACCAGGCATTAGTATAAGTAGTAGGGGACGTGTACGAAAAATGACAGCAAAAGTCCgggaattttttaaatcgaattga